A part of Paenibacillus sp. IHBB 10380 genomic DNA contains:
- a CDS encoding S-layer homology domain-containing protein: MHSKRSNYIKSQKVVSAILVSMVALSSGTAAFADEVTPTTSTATVTSSSLFNDVKNGYWAEKHIYKLASQGIILGDKGLFRPNDSVTQQEAITMAIRFMGLQDSLNSSNTSTLPANLTVGNYFKPYVDLAFQKNLLDKKLEMDDATLKTSWGQKQASREWITQILVRAIGKQDEATSANKATAFADNSKISASKLGYVNVAVELGLTNGTTGNRFDPQGSVTRTQLATFFSRAEAHSNTQYANASEGIVTSINNDTLSLYVNGKILDFSLDNKTAYFTSTSDTKVALSDVKLYTKVMVLANTGKASYVEITDPKEQLDSIDTTFERMFPGNMLGVSNNTSFDSYKYDANTIFLDQNNNKIEPSALTAGSQIVIKRENVTSDKNVIVVQIKSGVINKSSNGTLQNVDVANKTVAIKNASGSLESYTWDDSSIIRYQTQILTPADLKSGSEVKYTVKNNVIQIIEVTQAVEHTVRGAIYQIGANNSTITYKKEGGSLEVKLLVDKPVIEINGIAKPVFTDLIADTTGGDQVELTLNPQEQVTKIVVINRQMEQKPDSSVVSYDAKTKLLTILDANKKPFVVTLDENTKLSYNTTTPTLSGIEPLLTNNRRINLNYISNRALSIEVLYKYEGTLYAMDTSARKLTILLANGQTVTKPYISPIIEIFGKSSSSISDVKIGDPVTVVMTDNQDNVKSILVRSSKQYEVTSIDQSSGRVMVKADSLLSQIYLDKAVIVGDGGQISQFSNLQVGNIINVSFNGYTPATAQVVKLLTGEVLTIDAAAQNVTVKNYNGSSETYKVQGAFKIVRDGQISTNLNSLLPTDRVEIRKDVDGSTTLKVLSTTTRDFWKYDSASREVFLKTQSTSEKNRFTLSPNAYIHQGDTVITVQSLKENDNIVVYFNNDIIVEIQKR; encoded by the coding sequence ATGCACTCCAAACGCAGCAATTATATAAAATCCCAAAAAGTGGTCTCTGCCATACTAGTTAGTATGGTGGCTTTGAGCTCAGGCACGGCCGCTTTTGCCGATGAGGTAACGCCAACAACCTCCACGGCAACCGTTACTTCTAGTAGTTTGTTCAATGATGTTAAGAACGGATATTGGGCAGAGAAGCACATTTATAAATTGGCTTCGCAAGGTATTATTCTAGGAGACAAAGGATTGTTCCGGCCTAATGATTCAGTAACACAACAGGAAGCCATTACGATGGCCATTCGTTTTATGGGTCTACAGGATAGCTTGAATTCAAGCAATACGAGCACACTTCCAGCTAATTTAACCGTAGGCAATTATTTCAAACCCTATGTCGATCTTGCTTTTCAGAAAAATTTGTTGGATAAGAAGCTTGAGATGGACGATGCTACTCTAAAAACGTCATGGGGACAGAAGCAAGCAAGTCGGGAATGGATTACGCAAATATTAGTCCGAGCTATCGGTAAGCAAGATGAAGCGACGTCAGCCAATAAAGCAACTGCTTTTGCTGATAATAGCAAAATCTCTGCTTCCAAGTTAGGTTATGTGAATGTAGCGGTTGAATTGGGTCTTACAAACGGTACAACAGGTAATCGATTTGATCCACAAGGTTCCGTTACCCGTACACAATTAGCGACGTTCTTCAGTCGCGCTGAGGCACATAGCAATACTCAATATGCTAACGCGTCGGAAGGCATTGTAACCAGCATTAATAACGATACCCTCAGTTTATATGTGAATGGCAAGATTCTTGACTTCTCACTGGACAATAAGACAGCGTATTTCACAAGTACGTCTGATACTAAAGTAGCTTTATCAGATGTGAAATTGTATACCAAAGTTATGGTTCTTGCGAATACAGGAAAAGCAAGTTATGTGGAAATTACAGATCCAAAAGAACAATTAGACAGTATTGACACGACATTCGAGCGAATGTTCCCTGGGAATATGCTAGGTGTATCTAATAATACATCTTTTGATTCTTATAAGTATGATGCTAATACAATCTTCTTAGATCAAAACAACAACAAGATTGAGCCATCAGCATTGACTGCTGGAAGTCAAATTGTGATTAAGCGCGAGAACGTGACTTCAGATAAAAATGTGATTGTGGTACAAATTAAGTCGGGTGTAATCAATAAGAGTTCTAATGGAACGTTGCAGAACGTTGATGTAGCTAACAAGACGGTGGCGATCAAGAATGCATCAGGATCTTTAGAAAGCTACACTTGGGATGACAGTTCCATTATTCGTTATCAGACCCAAATCTTAACGCCAGCAGATCTCAAGAGTGGTTCCGAGGTCAAGTACACGGTTAAGAATAATGTGATTCAGATTATAGAGGTAACTCAGGCTGTAGAACATACAGTTCGAGGTGCTATTTATCAAATCGGAGCTAATAACTCAACAATCACTTATAAAAAAGAGGGTGGGTCGCTGGAAGTGAAACTTCTAGTGGATAAACCTGTTATTGAAATTAACGGAATCGCTAAGCCAGTCTTTACGGATCTGATTGCCGACACCACTGGCGGCGATCAAGTAGAGTTGACACTTAATCCACAGGAACAAGTAACTAAGATTGTTGTCATTAACAGACAGATGGAACAGAAACCGGATTCTTCAGTCGTATCGTATGATGCAAAGACGAAGTTGCTGACGATACTGGATGCTAATAAAAAGCCGTTTGTTGTCACTTTGGATGAGAATACTAAGCTTTCGTATAATACGACAACACCTACACTCTCAGGTATTGAGCCATTGCTAACTAATAATCGCAGAATCAATCTCAACTATATTAGTAACCGCGCTCTATCCATTGAAGTGCTCTATAAATATGAAGGAACTTTATATGCAATGGATACAAGTGCTAGAAAACTAACGATCCTGTTAGCTAATGGACAAACGGTAACCAAGCCTTACATTTCACCGATTATTGAAATTTTTGGTAAGAGTAGTTCCAGTATCTCTGATGTGAAAATAGGGGATCCTGTAACAGTTGTGATGACGGATAATCAAGACAACGTGAAAAGTATTCTTGTGAGATCATCTAAACAATATGAAGTGACGTCCATTGATCAATCTTCAGGTCGTGTCATGGTCAAAGCAGATAGTCTGTTAAGTCAGATATATTTGGATAAAGCTGTGATCGTTGGAGATGGTGGGCAGATTTCACAGTTCTCTAATTTACAGGTGGGGAATATCATCAATGTATCCTTCAATGGTTATACTCCTGCTACAGCACAAGTGGTTAAATTGTTGACTGGAGAAGTGTTAACGATAGATGCAGCGGCACAGAATGTTACGGTGAAGAATTATAATGGTAGTTCAGAAACTTATAAGGTTCAGGGTGCTTTTAAAATTGTTCGCGATGGTCAAATCAGTACGAACTTAAATAGTCTATTACCTACGGATCGTGTTGAAATTCGTAAGGATGTTGATGGATCTACAACGTTGAAAGTGTTGAGTACAACGACTCGCGATTTCTGGAAATATGATAGTGCATCAAGAGAAGTATTCTTGAAAACTCAGAGTACTTCAGAAAAAAATCGTTTCACACTGTCACCAAATGCATATATTCATCAAGGCGACACTGTAATTACCGTGCAATCTCTCAAAGAAAATGATAATATTGTAGTGTATTTCAACAATGATATAATTGTGGAAATACAGAAACGATAA
- the nth gene encoding endonuclease III, whose amino-acid sequence MNAETVRHILSTMREMFPDAHCELKHGNAFELTIAVLLSAQCTDEMVNKVTKDLFQKYRSPKDYVDVPLEELEQDIRRIGLFRNKAKHIQNLCRILIEQYDGELPHGHDQLVLLPGVGRKTANVVVSNAFGVPAIAVDTHVERVSKRLGLAGWKDSLLEVEKKLMKRIPREDWTDTHHRLIFFGRYHCKSQNPQCQVCPLLDVCREGKKRMKMAQIRKDKEDIG is encoded by the coding sequence ATGAATGCTGAAACAGTACGACATATTCTGAGCACTATGCGTGAGATGTTTCCTGATGCACATTGTGAATTGAAACATGGTAATGCGTTTGAATTGACGATAGCAGTGTTACTCTCTGCACAGTGTACGGACGAGATGGTAAATAAGGTAACGAAGGATTTGTTTCAAAAGTATAGATCACCCAAGGATTATGTTGATGTGCCACTGGAGGAATTGGAACAGGATATTCGGCGCATTGGTCTGTTTCGAAATAAGGCTAAACATATTCAGAACTTGTGTAGAATTCTTATTGAGCAGTATGATGGGGAACTTCCCCATGGACATGATCAATTAGTTCTGCTTCCAGGAGTAGGTCGAAAGACGGCTAATGTCGTTGTATCCAATGCTTTTGGAGTTCCAGCTATTGCGGTAGATACACATGTGGAGCGGGTATCCAAGCGTCTGGGTCTGGCAGGTTGGAAAGACTCTTTACTTGAGGTTGAGAAGAAGTTGATGAAGAGAATTCCACGTGAAGATTGGACGGACACCCACCATCGACTTATTTTTTTTGGACGGTATCATTGCAAGTCTCAGAACCCTCAATGCCAAGTCTGTCCGCTGCTTGATGTATGTCGTGAAGGCAAAAAACGTATGAAGATGGCCCAAATCAGAAAAGATAAAGAAGATATCGGATAG
- a CDS encoding stalk domain-containing protein, with protein sequence MKQFSKIVLCLAISLGGVATLQANTTQAAASGVNIMLDGYPLPFPVEPVVMNGTTMVPFRAISEALGIKVEWNQTAKKINASKEDPAGTKEVALAMGSKSAVVNGETVKLAVAPQSIRGTTMIPLSFFSGQFGAEVSWDQATKTVSIISPKKDMYTLGFYAQGAYGEVSLIPSFDAIAFGWSRIDRSGQFTTTGDEFRWPKPAGSVTPESIVSDAAGGGTDPYLMVYSVDGKLELTKNLEDKALQEQTISAIVDTASQKGFKGIALDLEGLGLTGDKGKVQSQYNAFIKSLSLQAREVDLKLTVILHPLNSSYKGYDYKTLGKLADDLIIMGYAYEDESRPEPMNKVDEGIRLALKEVSKDKLILGISVYSENENSVNAKIGLAKRYDLKGIAIWRLGLIGQPAWTEMSKSLEL encoded by the coding sequence ATGAAACAGTTCAGTAAAATAGTATTGTGCTTGGCAATTTCACTGGGCGGCGTGGCGACTTTACAAGCGAATACGACACAGGCGGCTGCAAGCGGCGTCAATATTATGTTGGACGGCTATCCGCTACCCTTTCCGGTAGAACCTGTGGTGATGAACGGAACAACGATGGTGCCTTTTCGGGCGATATCTGAGGCGCTAGGAATTAAGGTAGAGTGGAATCAGACGGCGAAGAAAATTAACGCATCCAAGGAAGATCCAGCGGGTACGAAAGAAGTAGCTCTAGCCATGGGAAGCAAGAGTGCAGTCGTAAACGGCGAGACTGTGAAACTAGCGGTTGCTCCGCAAAGTATTCGTGGGACAACGATGATTCCACTGAGCTTCTTTAGCGGGCAGTTTGGTGCAGAGGTGTCGTGGGACCAAGCGACAAAGACGGTATCTATTATTTCACCGAAGAAGGACATGTACACACTGGGGTTTTATGCACAGGGCGCTTACGGTGAAGTTTCCCTGATTCCGAGCTTTGATGCCATTGCATTTGGCTGGAGCCGAATTGATCGAAGTGGGCAGTTCACTACGACAGGTGATGAATTCAGATGGCCGAAGCCTGCTGGATCGGTGACACCGGAATCGATTGTTAGCGATGCAGCTGGAGGGGGAACAGATCCTTATCTGATGGTCTATTCAGTGGATGGTAAGCTTGAGCTGACTAAGAACCTGGAGGATAAGGCACTGCAGGAGCAAACCATTTCTGCTATTGTGGACACGGCATCACAAAAGGGTTTTAAAGGTATTGCGCTTGATCTGGAGGGGCTAGGTCTCACCGGAGACAAGGGGAAAGTACAGTCTCAATATAATGCCTTCATCAAAAGTTTGTCTTTACAAGCTCGTGAAGTAGACCTAAAGCTTACCGTTATTCTTCACCCATTGAACAGCTCTTATAAGGGTTATGACTATAAAACGCTAGGAAAGCTTGCAGATGACTTGATCATTATGGGCTACGCATACGAGGACGAGTCCCGTCCGGAACCGATGAATAAAGTGGATGAGGGAATCCGGCTTGCTTTGAAGGAGGTCAGCAAGGATAAGCTGATTCTTGGAATATCAGTGTATAGTGAGAATGAGAATTCTGTTAATGCTAAGATCGGACTTGCCAAACGTTATGATCTAAAAGGAATTGCAATCTGGCGGTTAGGACTTATTGGACAGCCTGCCTGGACTGAGATGAGTAAGTCCTTGGAACTGTAG
- a CDS encoding dynamin family protein has protein sequence MAAQVHRGDVSDLKELKDQLKAWDDEKSLKLINDLLYKKASGELTIALCGHFSAGKSSLINTLCGTKVLPSGPVPTSANVVSIRNGQPRALIYPADMKPPREVSLDELEIYCTNGGDYQSVNVWAPIPWLGDSGVLMDTPGVDSTDEGHHKATHSALHLADVVLYVMDYNHVQSENNLVFAKSLSDWGKPLYLIVNQIDKHRDQELPISVYQQEVEAAFSRWQVTYEGLIFTSLKDMEHPYNQYEDLKELIGRLIKKKDALLEYSVSCSVHHVVEDAAQEFRDSHESEKESLLEEMGGEQRALKLQAELTLMEASLNQLAALPQQEREALREELNMLLENANLMPAELRDVAQQYLESRKPSFKKGLWFTGNKTALEQDQRQNRFLHMLQEQVASQVEWHVRVMLTSWAEKHQLWKDTHLQILDDIMPIIDSEVIENSLQIDAVLSGEYVLNYCRNVANNIKGKYRHHVQQFTEPLLAEFAENCTQIQDQQRVELADLQQQSAAASRYASLLREETARTAALAELLPPRGGLTPGFLPVVSPLQPLVSAAATVGALRAAPTMSPASARGGANLPRGGAAMGRRQRLAGAAAQLQAAAALLARYPAMASAARGLQSRAAALEGGAFTLALFGAFSAGKSSFANALLGEDVLPVSPHPTTAAINRILAPHGEFMHGTAKITMKTRESFLEDLKISFDMLHLSGSDAENWREVILPLTSEGIHPAGLPHYGFLKAAATGWEDAQGLLGTAQIVDISQYRLYVADESKSCFVESIDLFYSCDLTEQGIVLVDTPGADSLHARHTGVTFQYMKHADALVFVTYYNHAFSKGDRQFLAQLGRVKDSFALDKMFFIINAADLASSDDELDQVKQHVKSNLQSSGIRSPHIYALSSMNALNGKVRGDDEQLISSGFTSFEQTLADFAGKELPNLSIQAAKQDITAARKRAEEWDKLSRQDEVSRSGRLLQLLEIRSKVSDMLRTFTNTEDQHREIEQETKELLFHVRQRLQYNLGSFFQEAFHPSLLKEGIGSLKEIYADCGRELENSLLRELDQELWATTLRLELKVKAIVQEASYKLALQINDIDESLVLTPLKETKEWPVPELEDSKFENPVNWNALWSMFKAPKLFFEGNGREKLKLAVEPTLKEGLSIASLHQQPLFIFFYVNQLQIYLHQQRDALQEQLEESLEAMESSLQSQEAIESWSELAQDLKQFEQIIL, from the coding sequence ATGGCAGCACAGGTACATCGTGGTGATGTAAGCGATTTAAAAGAACTTAAGGATCAACTGAAAGCATGGGATGATGAGAAGTCTTTGAAGCTAATAAATGATCTATTATATAAAAAGGCATCGGGAGAGTTGACGATTGCCTTATGCGGACATTTCTCAGCAGGTAAATCGAGTCTTATTAATACATTATGCGGGACAAAAGTGCTACCTTCTGGCCCTGTACCGACAAGTGCCAATGTCGTATCTATTCGAAATGGACAGCCTCGGGCGCTTATATATCCAGCGGATATGAAACCACCTAGGGAAGTCTCATTGGATGAGCTTGAAATATATTGTACGAATGGTGGGGATTATCAATCTGTTAACGTATGGGCGCCTATTCCCTGGCTTGGAGATTCGGGCGTGTTAATGGACACACCCGGAGTGGATTCAACGGACGAGGGACATCATAAGGCAACCCATTCGGCGCTTCATTTAGCGGATGTGGTTCTGTATGTGATGGATTATAATCATGTGCAGTCAGAGAACAACTTAGTATTTGCCAAGAGCCTGTCTGATTGGGGTAAACCTCTGTATCTTATCGTGAATCAGATTGATAAGCATCGTGATCAAGAGTTGCCGATTTCTGTATATCAGCAGGAAGTAGAGGCTGCCTTTTCTCGTTGGCAGGTGACTTATGAGGGACTTATATTTACTTCTCTTAAAGACATGGAGCATCCCTATAATCAATATGAAGACCTCAAAGAGTTAATAGGACGTTTGATTAAGAAGAAGGATGCCTTATTGGAATATAGCGTCTCTTGCTCGGTTCATCATGTTGTAGAAGACGCAGCACAGGAATTTCGTGATTCCCATGAAAGTGAGAAAGAGTCCTTGTTGGAAGAAATGGGCGGGGAACAGCGTGCACTGAAGCTCCAAGCAGAGCTCACGCTGATGGAAGCGTCGCTTAATCAATTGGCGGCGTTACCCCAACAAGAACGAGAGGCCTTACGTGAAGAGTTAAATATGTTGTTGGAGAATGCAAATCTTATGCCTGCTGAGCTTCGTGATGTGGCCCAGCAATATTTAGAAAGTCGCAAACCAAGCTTTAAGAAGGGGTTATGGTTCACAGGGAATAAGACGGCGCTGGAACAGGATCAGCGGCAGAATCGTTTCTTACATATGTTGCAGGAACAAGTTGCCTCTCAAGTGGAATGGCATGTTCGGGTCATGTTAACGAGTTGGGCTGAGAAGCATCAGTTATGGAAGGATACGCATCTGCAAATACTGGATGATATTATGCCGATTATAGATTCTGAAGTTATCGAAAATTCATTACAAATAGATGCTGTACTATCAGGTGAATATGTGCTGAATTATTGCCGCAATGTGGCTAATAACATTAAGGGGAAATACCGCCACCATGTGCAACAATTTACGGAGCCACTATTGGCGGAGTTTGCTGAGAACTGCACGCAGATACAGGATCAGCAACGGGTAGAGCTAGCCGATCTGCAACAGCAATCGGCCGCCGCCTCGCGCTACGCCTCTTTGCTGCGCGAGGAAACGGCCCGCACGGCAGCTCTAGCCGAGCTGCTGCCACCACGTGGCGGACTCACCCCCGGCTTCCTGCCGGTGGTGAGTCCGTTGCAGCCGCTTGTATCTGCGGCTGCAACAGTGGGCGCGCTTCGCGCCGCGCCCACCATGAGCCCCGCCTCTGCGCGCGGCGGGGCAAACTTGCCGCGTGGCGGCGCGGCCATGGGCCGCCGCCAGCGGCTTGCGGGCGCAGCAGCGCAGCTTCAAGCTGCGGCTGCGCTGCTCGCGCGCTACCCCGCGATGGCATCTGCCGCGCGAGGGCTACAGAGCCGCGCCGCTGCGCTCGAAGGCGGCGCGTTCACGTTGGCGCTGTTCGGAGCATTCAGCGCCGGGAAGTCCTCCTTCGCCAATGCTCTGCTTGGCGAAGATGTGCTACCTGTATCGCCGCATCCTACAACTGCGGCGATTAATCGCATCTTGGCACCGCATGGCGAGTTTATGCATGGTACAGCGAAGATTACAATGAAGACGAGAGAATCGTTTCTGGAGGATCTGAAAATTTCGTTCGACATGCTGCATTTGAGTGGTTCAGATGCCGAGAATTGGCGTGAGGTCATTCTTCCGCTTACCTCTGAAGGCATCCATCCTGCAGGCTTACCACATTATGGTTTCCTCAAGGCCGCAGCCACAGGATGGGAAGACGCGCAAGGATTACTGGGTACTGCGCAGATTGTAGATATATCCCAATATCGTTTATATGTAGCGGATGAATCTAAATCCTGCTTTGTTGAGAGCATTGATCTGTTCTACAGCTGTGATCTGACAGAGCAAGGAATCGTGCTGGTGGATACACCAGGTGCGGATTCTCTTCATGCTCGTCATACAGGTGTAACGTTTCAATATATGAAGCATGCGGATGCGTTAGTATTCGTGACTTATTATAATCATGCCTTCTCTAAAGGGGATCGTCAGTTTTTAGCTCAATTAGGGAGAGTGAAAGATAGTTTTGCTTTAGATAAAATGTTTTTTATTATTAACGCTGCTGACTTGGCCTCGTCTGATGATGAATTGGACCAAGTTAAGCAACATGTGAAATCTAATCTACAAAGTAGTGGTATTCGTTCACCCCATATATACGCCTTGTCGAGCATGAATGCGTTGAATGGGAAGGTAAGAGGAGATGATGAGCAACTGATATCCTCGGGATTCACATCATTTGAACAGACCTTAGCTGATTTTGCGGGGAAGGAATTACCCAATCTATCCATCCAGGCAGCGAAACAAGACATTACCGCAGCTCGTAAACGTGCAGAGGAATGGGATAAATTATCCAGACAAGACGAAGTATCGCGAAGTGGACGGCTTCTGCAACTTCTTGAAATTCGTAGTAAGGTATCGGATATGCTGAGAACCTTTACGAATACGGAAGATCAGCATCGAGAGATTGAACAAGAAACGAAGGAGCTATTATTTCATGTGCGTCAACGACTACAGTATAATTTAGGGTCTTTCTTCCAAGAAGCATTTCATCCTTCCTTGCTGAAAGAAGGTATAGGATCTCTTAAAGAGATTTATGCTGATTGTGGACGTGAACTGGAGAATTCGCTTCTACGTGAACTGGATCAAGAATTATGGGCTACGACGTTACGTTTAGAATTGAAGGTCAAAGCCATAGTTCAGGAAGCATCGTACAAACTTGCTCTACAGATCAATGATATAGATGAGAGCCTTGTCCTTACACCGCTGAAGGAGACCAAGGAATGGCCTGTGCCTGAATTAGAGGACAGCAAGTTTGAGAACCCTGTGAATTGGAACGCACTATGGTCGATGTTTAAAGCGCCAAAGTTGTTTTTTGAAGGTAATGGTCGTGAGAAGCTTAAATTGGCAGTGGAGCCTACACTGAAAGAAGGTCTTAGTATAGCTTCACTTCATCAACAACCGCTGTTCATTTTCTTTTATGTTAACCAGTTACAAATATATCTACATCAACAAAGAGATGCTTTACAAGAACAACTAGAAGAAAGTCTTGAAGCGATGGAGAGTTCGTTGCAATCTCAAGAGGCTATAGAGAGTTGGAGTGAATTAGCTCAGGATTTGAAACAGTTTGAACAGATTATCCTGTGA
- a CDS encoding ABC transporter ATP-binding protein produces MNVLKQLQSFFWDKRSFLFLSILCLAIATALGLVTPNLLRILIDDVISPRQFDKVPIIALTVILVVILKATMQFLSGMLGGKLGNHLAYRLRNACYEKLQFLSFRYYDTAKTGDLMSRLTGDLEAIRNFVGFGLPQMLNTVFLVVFGSIMMLSISWQLSLITLVNVPFLIFIALKFENRIHPAFQEMRLALSALTTSVQENVTGVRTVKSFAREPHEVEKFGVRNERYKSNQIFTATLWSQFFPLMELIASISVVILLAVGGTFVINGSLSLGELVAFFSLIWYIIGPMWNIGFLINNYTQSEASGERVLELLNHPIDVQDREEAIELKAENVKGRVTFDHVTFAYGNKMAAISDVNFDTPPGAVIGFLGGTGSGKSTIIQLLMHAYNVNEGSIKLDGIDIRDITVHSLRSQMASVFQETFLFSSSIQNNISYGLKDVTMEEIIRAAELAKAHEFIMEMPEGYDTVVGERGMGLSGGQKQRIAIARALLKNPKILILDDATSAVDMETEHEIQSGFQEVMKGRTTFIIAHRISSLRHADEILVLDQGKVVQQGNHEQLIAVPGPYQDVYNIQYADHITRISSEVEKQVKS; encoded by the coding sequence ATGAATGTTCTCAAGCAATTGCAGAGCTTCTTCTGGGATAAACGAAGTTTTCTGTTCTTATCCATTCTCTGTTTAGCTATTGCCACTGCTCTAGGGCTAGTGACCCCAAATCTGTTGCGGATACTGATTGATGACGTCATTAGTCCAAGGCAATTTGACAAAGTACCGATCATTGCGCTAACGGTCATCTTGGTTGTCATTCTTAAGGCAACTATGCAATTCTTAAGTGGAATGCTTGGAGGAAAACTCGGTAACCATCTAGCTTACCGGTTGCGTAATGCCTGTTATGAGAAATTGCAATTTTTATCTTTTCGATATTATGACACCGCTAAGACGGGAGATTTAATGTCACGTTTAACAGGAGATTTAGAAGCTATTCGTAACTTTGTCGGTTTTGGTTTACCTCAAATGCTAAATACGGTATTCCTGGTTGTATTCGGTTCAATTATGATGTTGTCGATTAGCTGGCAGTTATCACTGATCACATTGGTCAATGTTCCCTTTTTAATTTTTATTGCATTGAAATTCGAGAATCGAATTCATCCAGCATTTCAGGAAATGCGCTTGGCACTTAGTGCACTAACGACATCTGTACAAGAGAATGTTACCGGTGTTCGTACGGTTAAATCTTTTGCGCGGGAGCCGCATGAAGTGGAGAAGTTCGGTGTTCGGAACGAGCGTTATAAATCGAATCAGATATTCACAGCAACACTGTGGAGTCAATTTTTTCCTCTTATGGAGCTTATAGCATCCATTAGCGTTGTTATCCTACTTGCTGTAGGTGGAACATTTGTTATTAATGGATCATTATCTCTAGGTGAACTCGTAGCTTTCTTTAGCTTAATTTGGTACATTATTGGGCCCATGTGGAACATAGGATTCCTAATTAACAACTACACGCAATCGGAAGCTTCTGGAGAACGTGTACTGGAACTCTTGAATCATCCGATCGATGTGCAGGATCGTGAGGAAGCAATTGAGCTTAAAGCAGAGAATGTGAAGGGCCGAGTTACTTTTGATCATGTTACTTTTGCTTATGGTAATAAAATGGCAGCGATTTCAGATGTTAACTTTGATACACCACCAGGCGCTGTTATTGGATTCTTAGGAGGAACGGGATCGGGAAAATCAACGATTATTCAGTTACTCATGCATGCTTATAATGTCAATGAAGGAAGTATTAAGCTTGACGGTATTGATATTCGGGATATTACGGTTCATAGCTTGCGTAGCCAGATGGCATCTGTGTTTCAAGAAACATTCCTATTCTCTTCTAGCATTCAAAATAACATATCATATGGTCTCAAAGATGTTACGATGGAAGAAATTATCCGCGCAGCGGAGCTTGCAAAAGCTCATGAGTTTATTATGGAAATGCCAGAAGGTTATGATACTGTCGTCGGAGAACGGGGTATGGGGTTGTCAGGTGGTCAGAAGCAACGTATCGCTATTGCACGTGCATTGCTTAAGAATCCTAAGATATTGATCCTTGATGATGCAACGAGTGCAGTAGATATGGAGACTGAACATGAGATTCAATCTGGATTCCAAGAGGTCATGAAAGGGCGTACAACATTTATTATTGCTCATCGAATCTCGTCTCTTCGTCATGCTGATGAAATTCTAGTGTTGGATCAGGGTAAGGTTGTACAACAAGGAAATCATGAGCAATTAATTGCCGTTCCTGGTCCTTATCAGGATGTCTACAACATTCAATATGCAGATCACATTACTCGGATATCCAGTGAAGTAGAAAAGCAGGTGAAATCATGA